cttattaaaaaaatgaggCATTTtttagagctttaaaaaaaaaaaattctttttcttttaggACTTTTCCAAAGGGCAATTGCACAAAGTGGGACTGCTCTTTCCAGCTGGGCAGTTAGCTTTCAGCCTGCCAAGTACGCTAGAATTTTAGCTACAAAGGTTGGATGCAACATGTCAGACACTGTAGAACTTGTGGAGTGTCTTCAGAAGAAGCCTTATAGAGAGCTTGTTGATCAAGATATTCAACCAGCTCGGTATCACATAGCTTTTGGGCCTGTTATTGATGGTGATGTTATACCGGATGATCCTCAGATTCTAATGGAGCAGGGGGAATTCTTAAACTATGATATCATGCTGGGAGTAAATCAGGGGGAAGGTCTTAAGTTTGTGGAAAGCATTGTGGACCATGAAGATGGTATATCTGCAAGTGATTTTGATTTTGCAGTTTCTAATTTTGTGGATAACTTATATGGATATACAGAAGGTAAAGACATTTTAAGGGAAACCATCAAATTCATGTATACAGATTGGGCGGATCGTCATAATCCTGAAACCAGACGAAAAACTTTGCTGGCTTTGTTCACTGACCATCAATGGGTGGCACCAGCTGTGGCAACTGCAGATCTGCACTCAAATTTTGGTTCTCCTACATATTTCTATGCCTTTTACCATCATTGCCAAACTGATCAAGTGCCTGCTTGGGCAGATGCATCTCATGGGGATGAAGTAGCTTATGTATTTGGGATACCCATGATTGGCCCTACTGAGTTATTTCCCTGTAATTTCTCCAAAAATGATGTAATGCTTAGTGCTGTAGTAATGACATATTGGACTAACTTTGCTAAAACTGGGTGAGTAGTTTTTctgtaatattgtttattttaacgATTATAGTATTAGTTGCGAAGATGTGTACTCATTGGTGTAATGGTGATTACCTGCTCCAAGTACTAACACGTACAGTATTTAATTAGGGGAAGGGGTCAATTTCAGAGAGCCTAGTTACCCCATAAAATACAGAGGGACATAAGATGCTAGTTTTGAGCCCCCTGTTTTCTATATGGAGTTGTATACCCTGTTGTTATTATTTGTTTGCAATAAAAATGTCAAGCACCTacttattttatatactgtattggGGGCAGTGGCTCCAAAgatccccatccaccaaacacagaaaacaacacacacacaatgctgCTCACATAAAACAGGAGATTAATCATTTTTAAATGAGGGGTTTCATGCACCTTTAGGTTACAGATGATTTCCAAAAGAATTGCACCAAACGTATTCTTAGTGCATTTAAAATACTCTTTGCATTAAAAGGATCCCTAGGACcctacaataaaaattacaataggGCAAGGGATCCTTCTTTTGAAAGTGGAAAGGTCATTCAAATGAGGGGGTTACATGCACAGGTGTTTATCTGCTGATCACTGTGGCAGTAGTTAAAACCTGACATAATCCTAAACATATGGAACAACATCAGTGGGGTGGGGGTATCTCCAATATTGCCCTCCACAATACATAGACAAAATTGAGACCCCTAATTTCAAAACAGTAACACTGCTGATTGTCATGACTATAACAAAAACCTCACTTCATTGGTTCTAACTTGGAGGTTCTGGAGATTTTTTAACgtccattattaaccccttatcataGAAATATAAAATACCCCTCTAAAAGAGTAGGTTCGCACATTATATCTACCAAGTGAGATGGTGCAaagtagcaaaaataaaaaaatattatattttttatattaattattcaCTTATTGTGCAATATGGATTTTAAATCCTAAATGTTGGTGTTTGtggaaggtgaactgatgctaaatgtgggaccataaaatgtgtttttaaaaaatatttaagaaataataaCGCCTTTGCTGCTATTTAAACCAAACAAAATgttacaaaagtattttttttttttttgcatttaataatGTGGTGTTCACCTATAATAtgttatttctgcaaactaaagttattcgCTTAAAATGCTTAGTCTGCTGGTGAGAGGAAGTATGATTTATGCGGATGTCTGagaggaaaaaaattgaaatttgtaAATTTGATATAAATGCAATAAGTACCTTCAAATTTGTTATTTATGGGGTTAATTAAAGATTATTGTTCCTTAAACATTGGTGGTTCTTGAGGACTtcaagtatttgtttagtttattttctttaaatggTTTATGCTGAATAGAGTTATCTCTTATTTGTGACATATTTTCTGATAATTGCTGATCTGAATCCTAATTATTACTTCATGTTGTACATTTTGGCAAGAGGTTCATTTGAAGCTAGATTACCATGTTTTAGATGGATTAATGTTGAAGATAAATACAAAGCTCTTGATGCCTTTATTGCCAGAAATTCCTTGATAAAGATAGCTGTCTCATCATTTCTAaattgtatatgaatatttgtgcttATCTCTTTAATATGTAAAGAATGTTGCTCAGTGTTAAAATATCTTTACCATTTTAAAAGTTGACATTGCTAACTGAGCTGAAATACTTTTGCTGTTTTCCAGTAGCTTTATAATAGAACCATGTTGATATAAATATTAACTAGGCTAAATTGTTTagcttttctaaaatatttttttttagtcaaATAAGTGTCTTTCTTTTACAACCCAGTAAATGAAAGTACCTGACCAATTCCATCTGTTGTTTTCTGCCAATTACATCTGCCATGATAACAAAAACTGTTACCTGAATTTTACCTGTTTTTTATGCAGTTTCTATTAAAATAAACTTGTGTTTTCTTCTGCAGAGATCCAAATCAACCAGTTCCCCAAGATACAAAATTCATTCACACAAAACCTAATCGTTTTGAAGAAGTTGCCTGGACTAGATATTCACAAAAGGATCAACTGTATCTTCACATTGGTTTAAAACCTAGAGTCAAGGAGCATTATAGGGCTAATAAAGTTAACCTCTGGCTAGAGCTGGTACCACATTTGCATGTTATTAATGACCTCACCACAACTAAAGGGCCATCAACTGATATAACTTCTAGACCAACAAGAAAAATCCTTGTACCTGTAACTTCAGCCATTCCTACCATTAATGAAGATACTATTAAACAACAGCCGAGTCCATTTTCACTGGAAAGAGATTACTCTACAGAGTTGAGTGTAACTATTGCAGTTGGAGCATCTCTGTTATTTCTCAACATTTTGGCATTTGCAGCATTGTACTACAAAAAGGATAAAAGAAGACATGATGTTCATAGAAGATGCAGCCCTCAACGCAACACTACCAATGATATAGCTCATGCACAAGAAGAGGAAATTATGTCTTTACAAATGAAGCACACTGACTTGGATCATGAATGTGAAGCAGTCCATCCTCATGAGGTGGTTCTCAGAAATGCCTGTCCTCCTGACTATACTCTAGCAATGAGAAGATCTCCAGATGACATTCCTTTAATGACACCCAATACTATAACAATGATTCCAAACACTATACCAGGGATTCAGCCCATACATGCCTTCAATACTTATACTGCAGGACAGAATAACACTCTCCCTCATCCACATCCACACCCACATCCACATTCACATTCTACAACCAGAGTATAGCCTAAACTAGAAAAACTCAGACTTAATTTTTTGATGTATTAGTAGGTGACCTTACTGGGAATTACTTGGCTTTTCAACCTGCAGGACACTTACTGCTAAAAGGTGGaagagaaaaatctgcataatgcAAACACATATCGAGAACTTttggagttttggaaaaaaaaacaaaacattgtaaATACACAAACGGACAAAGCAGCAATTGAAGCAATTGTTGTGAAAgatcttttttttctgtttatattcaacaattaatatttttgaaaatttaaTTTACAAATTGGCATTAGGCATGTGCTACACAAAAAAGGGAGTAAAAGgacttaaatatgtatttatatgcacaaAGGACTCACTCATGGAATGTCAGATAatttacacagtttttttttttaactgttttattgtGTAGATCATAAATAGTACACAAAGCACCAATACGGTTAAGGATCACATCCTAAAAACtgccattagaaaaaaaaaaaaaaaaaagagaggaaattTTTATCCTGACAGGTGCAACATTATCACTTAAGTGCTGTCACTATAAATTGTTGGAACAAAGGAACCTGGATATTTTTCGCACGAAGTGCATGATGATTTGTATGCCTGGTAGCTGTGCTGCTGATTAAGCCACAATTAAGATTGTTCTCATCCCATTAACGTTTTATAAAACATTATAGAATCAATTGgcaaatattaaaatgatataaaactaggtAAATTAATTACAAAGTAAAATAATTCACTGTATTGTTCTCATAATTTAATGGACTTTTTAGAGTCACAGTTTTAGAGTTGCAAAGTATGGTTAGATATAGTGATAAACACCGGTGTAAATTCCAAAGGCGTGTGTGTTAAAAATTTATATTACTCTGTTTTCCAgcctaaacattttattttcaatatttgtatACACCCCATGTTAATTGAATTTTATTTACTCTAGTTGGTATTCTGATACTTTTGTTAATAATGGTATGGTAAGGTATTTCCAAAGAACAAATgtcataaatattacatttttccataaaagattaaaaaaatttgTTTATAACTTTGCATGTTCCAAATTGTTCAGAAAAAATATTAACCAttcagtgttttatttttattttttattgtacattacTCTGTTATTACTAATGTTACCTCACTGGAATTTTATCAAtaggatatatacatatgtagatatCAAGAATACACACTTATAAAGGGTGCCAATTCctgaaaatttatataaaaaaacaagtcttTTATGTCTCTGTAATTTTATATGAATGTTaaacaatcacaaaaaaaaatataatttcccTATTGTTTATCTGCAATGGTATTTATCATCCACTTTTTTTGAAGTGTTTGTATATGAATCAAATGAGCATTTATATAGAAAGAGATAAAGTTGGAGATAAGAGCACATAACTAAAAAGAAACTTTTACCTGTACAATATTTCTATTACACAACCATTTTGTGCTTTTATTGTTTCtcttttctctattttttctttctctttttttttttttaaagattttttctgACTAGTAGTATTTTTGATAGTTTGTAAGATAATGCAAATACATTTCTCTGACAAACTAATGGCAGTAACAGAAATCTTTCTTTTCAGTTACTCTTTTTCAAGAACAAAATcttattacacacaaaaaaattgtATATGAATTAATGGAAATTAATTTGTACTTCTTGGCTAGAATTCTGGTCACTGAGTGAAATAAAGATAATCTTGAAAAATGATATATTCCAATAATGAAAGACATAATTTTGCTCATTAAAGAGCCAATGTGTTCATTGCTGTTTGTCATTTTTTCCCCCAACAGAAGTAATAAACGGTGCCGCAACTTTTATAAAACACTGACATCATGACTGTATTTtctctatttattaaagggacattaacaagtCATGTATATTAATGAACACcatttaaacaatttattaaagggacaatctagaataaaaataataatctattttattagaggattcatttttaaataatttcccTTGATTAACAATGTGTGTAAATGCTTTAAAAGAAAGTTGCACTCAGGAAAGTTGTTCTGCTCAAGTTGAGGATATAAACTACACgtttgaaaataaaatttactaacaaatagagcatatatttttactctagaatgtccctttaaatatattattgcaTGCAAAATGGTCAGGGGAAAGCTCTTTGAACTGATACTGAATTTAACAATAAATGAATGTATCTCACCCCTAAGGGATTaattgcttactggctgatagtGACATATCCCACATCCATTTTACAAGATAGAGTCTAACCACTACAAGTATGAGAGCAAAGAGTAGTTGTACTCATAAGAGggatatttgtttttaaacaagaaatctaaaatcatttttaaaatacaattttagtaggtcaaacaaagaaaaattatttaaaaacatagcaATGGAGCGTTCATATAATTTCTATAGTATATTTTCTGGTTAGTAAGCACTGATAGTGGTGACATTTTTTCATATGGTAATGCAGACAAAAAAGACACACATGCATAAATCTGAACTTGAATAACCGTCATTTAATGTAAATTGTGCCAACTTTTCaggattttatatttataaattatgaTGATTTAACGGTTTCACCGGTACAACTATTTTATTAAGTTGTTATCCATAGTGTTGTAAAGCCTACTAAAGGCATGTATGTAAACTGAAATATATGTATGTTATAGTTGCGGTCTTATACATATGTACAGTGTAATAAACTACAAGCAGCACATGATTGTAAACTCTTTTGCATAGATAAATTAGTATTAAGATGACAGAGTTATGTCACAATAGAaaacatatttgttattacagtatgaAAATTTTAGACAGACTATGTTAAACGCTATTTGTTACTGATATTAGCAGTTGTCCTGTTAATCAACTCAGAAGTAAGATTCAAGTCTTCTGGATTGCTTCTCAAACGTGTTAGTGTTTGTAAAGAGAAACAgatattggtttaaagggacactaaacactaaatacatttcatgtataGCCCTGTAATTACGAGTGCCTCCATTTTAGAACTTAGGTTTCACTTCAGGAATCTGAAGTAGGGTTgccacacatgtacaaacacatcagAACTTGAattcagtgaaagctagatttcaagatTGCACTACTCATGGGGAATAGCCAGATtaaaatgcttataaaatatataatgtccctttaagagcagttgGAAATAAAAGGTGTAGTCCTGTTGACAAATGCAAGATGgatttccattatctaattttttttattttataaaaaaaaaaatatacactggATTTGCGTTTAACATGTCTTTGACTAGTTTTCTGTTCTGAAATACCTGTTTACATAAGAAATGTTTGAGGGACGCAGTTGCTCACAGTAAATGTATCAAATTTGGTTATATAAGCTAAATGAAAACTACAAATTATATCATACTGCTAATTATTTGGTGCAGCATTATgcagttttgtttaaaaatatgagTCTTTTGGAGTTGAAAACACTATGGCAAGTGGGTGAAATTAATGCTTTAAATGTGAAAATATATAAATGTGGTGTACAAATGTAaaactttgtaatattttttattttatttaattttctgccACACTGACACATATACATTTTAACATGTATTTCAGATTTGTAACTTGCCCTTACTTCAGAGCTGATTGAGCTTTAACTGTATTTTAAAGTGAAGCATTCTAGGAATATGTCTCAGTTTAAAATAGAAATAGATACAATATTacttattttatatacagtatatatttttctttcaaaattattattttaatgattaTAATATCAACAATATAATTGAAGAAATGTAAAGCAAATATCTTGCAGGAAAATCGTCTATGTCTTATGACAATATTCTGTTTTGGTCACACATTTGAGATGTTTTGCTCTTAATAGTATTTTTAGTTAAAATAATGCCAATTCTGAAAGACACATTCAAGACAGTCGCCTTAAAATGATCTAGGGGTCTATTAACAAAGCTTTTATATTGCCCAGAATTGATATTAGTTTAAAGAATTTGTTTGTAAACTCACCTGTTACAACCAACACACACAGTTCAAAATCAGTTAATTAGCTTTGCCAGCAAAGCAGCCATCTTGCTAGTACACGTACAGGCACTAAATGGTCAAAACTATCTAAAGTTATGTCTGAGGTTTGTGAATACAAGATACATAGCTTTGATATATAAACTTAAACTATCTAGGCATTAAGTTCATAACTTCAACAAGCTATAGTTCTGATTAcgtttaacaaatatgattgttggttGTTATTTAGAACACTTTGGACTGTCATTAAATACAATTAGTAAAGTAAACAACATCCTCCTGCACCTGTTGTAGAAACAGTCAAATTCAGATACAGTCAAATACAGATGTTGTAATGAaatgtaataatgataataataataatattgtattatattacaataaaagtaaaacataataAGATTAAATAAACATTTAGAGCTCTTCTATATAGGTTTCATCTATGTGTAGGCTAATATTTCAGAAAATGAAAGTATAGTAGTTTAAAGTAACTTAATTCTTTTAAAAACCAAGCAAATCCTTTACTAATCAAATAGAGTTAAATAAAGCCTTCTGATCGGTTGGTTAATGTCAGGTGATCTCAAAGTTGGTCCAGTTTGATTGTATTTTTGTAAATGTTCACTTTTGCGAATAATACAAAATTGCTCCAACTTAGATTAccaaacttatttttaaataataataagttgAGAAATTGGAGAGAGCTGTGAGAATAGACCTCAGTATAGTCTAAAAcaacttttttatatttgtatgttattttcCAAGTTTTGTTAATTGAAAGTTGTGTTTTTCACCAAACCTGTATATTATGGAATACCTCAAAGTAAAACAATTAGATACAGTTATAGTTAGTATTTTTATGATtacttaaaaaagaaatacatttgaaaaagtGCCCTACAGCTTGCCACTGGTGTATACACAAATGCTTCAGAAACTTAAAGGAACTAATGTCACTCACTATTAAATTTTTAAACTACTATTTTCTCTCGTTTTGccttcatttttacttcaaagtcCTTCAGAAAATCACTTTCTAGTATCTAAGTAGACAGGGCGTTCGGCACTTTTCTAATTCTGTAATTGTCTGTGCTAATTCTGTGATTACTTTTGTTAAAATATACCCCATGAAACCACATTTGTTGTGATTTATTGTGTTGTGTATCTGATTATAATGGTAATTAAAAACAGCATTTCTCATTGCCAGCATTCGTATAAATGATGAACTGTGTCAGGCTTCAGGTTACTCTAATTATCTTGTTTACAGATCATTTCAGGGCAGagacttcaattttttttttatttgaaacagTTATTGAAGATAATCATCCTATGGTTTAATTTCATTATCAGTTAATTTTAATACAATACAAACACCATTCAACCATTTTAAAGAACGTAAATGTTATGTGTTAAGGTTGTTTATTTCATAATTGcagtttattttattacaaatgaaTATTCATAAAACTTTCCTAGAATTTCCTAGaatatactaaaaaaaatgttatagtgaCTACACTAAGTTTATGTAAAGTGTTAAAAGCTAGTTATTTTTATAATGTGCTGTACAGCAACTACAGTGAAGGCATTCTAATT
This genomic stretch from Bombina bombina isolate aBomBom1 chromosome 4, aBomBom1.pri, whole genome shotgun sequence harbors:
- the NLGN1 gene encoding neuroligin-1 isoform X6 gives rise to the protein MLPVWFTNNLDVVSSYVQDQNEDCLYLNIYVPTEDDIRDSGGPKPVMVYIHGGSYMEGTGNLFDGSVLASYGNVIVITVNYRLGVLGFLSTGDQAAKGNYGLLDLIQALRWTSENIGFFGGDPLRITVFGSGAGASCVNLLTLSHYSEGLFQRAIAQSGTALSSWAVSFQPAKYARILATKVGCNMSDTVELVECLQKKPYRELVDQDIQPARYHIAFGPVIDGDVIPDDPQILMEQGEFLNYDIMLGVNQGEGLKFVESIVDHEDGISASDFDFAVSNFVDNLYGYTEGKDILRETIKFMYTDWADRHNPETRRKTLLALFTDHQWVAPAVATADLHSNFGSPTYFYAFYHHCQTDQVPAWADASHGDEVAYVFGIPMIGPTELFPCNFSKNDVMLSAVVMTYWTNFAKTGDPNQPVPQDTKFIHTKPNRFEEVAWTRYSQKDQLYLHIGLKPRVKEHYRANKVNLWLELVPHLHVINDLTTTKGPSTDITSRPTRKILVPVTSAIPTINEDTIKQQPSPFSLERDYSTELSVTIAVGASLLFLNILAFAALYYKKDKRRHDVHRRCSPQRNTTNDIAHAQEEEIMSLQMKHTDLDHECEAVHPHEVVLRNACPPDYTLAMRRSPDDIPLMTPNTITMIPNTIPGIQPIHAFNTYTAGQNNTLPHPHPHPHPHSHSTTRV
- the NLGN1 gene encoding neuroligin-1 isoform X7, which codes for MLPVWFTNNLDVVSSYVQDQNEDCLYLNIYVPTEDGDNIKRQTDDLGDNEGAEDEDIRDSGGPKPVMVYIHGGSYMEGTGNLFDGSVLASYGNVIVITVNYRLGVLGFLSTGDQAAKGNYGLLDLIQALRWTSENIGFFGGDPLRITVFGSGAGASCVNLLTLSHYSEGLFQRAIAQSGTALSSWAVSFQPAKYARILATKVGCNMSDTVELVECLQKKPYRELVDQDIQPARYHIAFGPVIDGDVIPDDPQILMEQGEFLNYDIMLGVNQGEGLKFVESIVDHEDGISASDFDFAVSNFVDNLYGYTEGKDILRETIKFMYTDWADRHNPETRRKTLLALFTDHQWVAPAVATADLHSNFGSPTYFYAFYHHCQTDQVPAWADASHGDEVAYVFGIPMIGPTELFPCNFSKNDVMLSAVVMTYWTNFAKTGDPNQPVPQDTKFIHTKPNRFEEVAWTRYSQKDQLYLHIGLKPRVKEHYRANKVNLWLELVPHLHVINDLTTTKGPSTDITSRPTRKILVPVTSAIPTINEDTIKQQPSPFSLERDYSTELSVTIAVGASLLFLNILAFAALYYKKDKRRHDVHRRCSPQRNTTNDIAHAQEEEIMSLQMKHTDLDHECEAVHPHEVVLRNACPPDYTLAMRRSPDDIPLMTPNTITMIPNTIPGIQPIHAFNTYTAGQNNTLPHPHPHPHPHSHSTTRV
- the NLGN1 gene encoding neuroligin-1 isoform X5, producing MAFSMFMQLNCLWKLTRLRFLPMGFDAAISLCLFGCLLNFTTISSQKLDDIDPIVSTTYGKVRGIKKELNNEILGPVIQFLGVPYAASPVGERRFQPPEPPTTWGDIKNATQFAPVCPQNIVGGRLPEVMLPVWFTNNLDVVSSYVQDQNEDCLYLNIYVPTEDDIRDSGGPKPVMVYIHGGSYMEGTGNLFDGSVLASYGNVIVITVNYRLGVLGFLSTGDQAAKGNYGLLDLIQALRWTSENIGFFGGDPLRITVFGSGAGASCVNLLTLSHYSEGNRWSNSTKGLFQRAIAQSGTALSSWAVSFQPAKYARILATKVGCNMSDTVELVECLQKKPYRELVDQDIQPARYHIAFGPVIDGDVIPDDPQILMEQGEFLNYDIMLGVNQGEGLKFVESIVDHEDGISASDFDFAVSNFVDNLYGYTEGKDILRETIKFMYTDWADRHNPETRRKTLLALFTDHQWVAPAVATADLHSNFGSPTYFYAFYHHCQTDQVPAWADASHGDEVAYVFGIPMIGPTELFPCNFSKNDVMLSAVVMTYWTNFAKTGDPNQPVPQDTKFIHTKPNRFEEVAWTRYSQKDQLYLHIGLKPRVKEHYRANKVNLWLELVPHLHVINDLTTTKGPSTDITSRPTRKILVPVTSAIPTINEDTIKQQPSPFSLERDYSTELSVTIAVGASLLFLNILAFAALYYKKDKRRHDVHRRCSPQRNTTNDIAHAQEEEIMSLQMKHTDLDHECEAVHPHEVVLRNACPPDYTLAMRRSPDDIPLMTPNTITMIPNTIPGIQPIHAFNTYTAGQNNTLPHPHPHPHPHSHSTTRV
- the NLGN1 gene encoding neuroligin-1 isoform X1, producing MAFSMFMQLNCLWKLTRLRFLPMGFDAAISLCLFGCLLNFTTISSQKLDDIDPIVSTTYGKVRGIKKELNNEILGPVIQFLGVPYAASPVGERRFQPPEPPTTWGDIKNATQFAPVCPQNIVGGRLPEVMLPVWFTNNLDVVSSYVQDQNEDCLYLNIYVPTEDVKRISKECVRKPGKKICRKGGPLTKKQTDDLGDNEGAEDEDIRDSGGPKPVMVYIHGGSYMEGTGNLFDGSVLASYGNVIVITVNYRLGVLGFLSTGDQAAKGNYGLLDLIQALRWTSENIGFFGGDPLRITVFGSGAGASCVNLLTLSHYSEGLFQRAIAQSGTALSSWAVSFQPAKYARILATKVGCNMSDTVELVECLQKKPYRELVDQDIQPARYHIAFGPVIDGDVIPDDPQILMEQGEFLNYDIMLGVNQGEGLKFVESIVDHEDGISASDFDFAVSNFVDNLYGYTEGKDILRETIKFMYTDWADRHNPETRRKTLLALFTDHQWVAPAVATADLHSNFGSPTYFYAFYHHCQTDQVPAWADASHGDEVAYVFGIPMIGPTELFPCNFSKNDVMLSAVVMTYWTNFAKTGDPNQPVPQDTKFIHTKPNRFEEVAWTRYSQKDQLYLHIGLKPRVKEHYRANKVNLWLELVPHLHVINDLTTTKGPSTDITSRPTRKILVPVTSAIPTINEDTIKQQPSPFSLERDYSTELSVTIAVGASLLFLNILAFAALYYKKDKRRHDVHRRCSPQRNTTNDIAHAQEEEIMSLQMKHTDLDHECEAVHPHEVVLRNACPPDYTLAMRRSPDDIPLMTPNTITMIPNTIPGIQPIHAFNTYTAGQNNTLPHPHPHPHPHSHSTTRV
- the NLGN1 gene encoding neuroligin-1 isoform X4 — protein: MAFSMFMQLNCLWKLTRLRFLPMGFDAAISLCLFGCLLNFTTISSQKLDDIDPIVSTTYGKVRGIKKELNNEILGPVIQFLGVPYAASPVGERRFQPPEPPTTWGDIKNATQFAPVCPQNIVGGRLPEVMLPVWFTNNLDVVSSYVQDQNEDCLYLNIYVPTEDGPLTKKQTDDLGDNEGAEDEDIRDSGGPKPVMVYIHGGSYMEGTGNLFDGSVLASYGNVIVITVNYRLGVLGFLSTGDQAAKGNYGLLDLIQALRWTSENIGFFGGDPLRITVFGSGAGASCVNLLTLSHYSEGLFQRAIAQSGTALSSWAVSFQPAKYARILATKVGCNMSDTVELVECLQKKPYRELVDQDIQPARYHIAFGPVIDGDVIPDDPQILMEQGEFLNYDIMLGVNQGEGLKFVESIVDHEDGISASDFDFAVSNFVDNLYGYTEGKDILRETIKFMYTDWADRHNPETRRKTLLALFTDHQWVAPAVATADLHSNFGSPTYFYAFYHHCQTDQVPAWADASHGDEVAYVFGIPMIGPTELFPCNFSKNDVMLSAVVMTYWTNFAKTGDPNQPVPQDTKFIHTKPNRFEEVAWTRYSQKDQLYLHIGLKPRVKEHYRANKVNLWLELVPHLHVINDLTTTKGPSTDITSRPTRKILVPVTSAIPTINEDTIKQQPSPFSLERDYSTELSVTIAVGASLLFLNILAFAALYYKKDKRRHDVHRRCSPQRNTTNDIAHAQEEEIMSLQMKHTDLDHECEAVHPHEVVLRNACPPDYTLAMRRSPDDIPLMTPNTITMIPNTIPGIQPIHAFNTYTAGQNNTLPHPHPHPHPHSHSTTRV
- the NLGN1 gene encoding neuroligin-1 isoform X3, yielding MAFSMFMQLNCLWKLTRLRFLPMGFDAAISLCLFGCLLNFTTISSQKLDDIDPIVSTTYGKVRGIKKELNNEILGPVIQFLGVPYAASPVGERRFQPPEPPTTWGDIKNATQFAPVCPQNIVGGRLPEVMLPVWFTNNLDVVSSYVQDQNEDCLYLNIYVPTEDVKRISKECVRKPGKKICRKGDIRDSGGPKPVMVYIHGGSYMEGTGNLFDGSVLASYGNVIVITVNYRLGVLGFLSTGDQAAKGNYGLLDLIQALRWTSENIGFFGGDPLRITVFGSGAGASCVNLLTLSHYSEGNRWSNSTKGLFQRAIAQSGTALSSWAVSFQPAKYARILATKVGCNMSDTVELVECLQKKPYRELVDQDIQPARYHIAFGPVIDGDVIPDDPQILMEQGEFLNYDIMLGVNQGEGLKFVESIVDHEDGISASDFDFAVSNFVDNLYGYTEGKDILRETIKFMYTDWADRHNPETRRKTLLALFTDHQWVAPAVATADLHSNFGSPTYFYAFYHHCQTDQVPAWADASHGDEVAYVFGIPMIGPTELFPCNFSKNDVMLSAVVMTYWTNFAKTGDPNQPVPQDTKFIHTKPNRFEEVAWTRYSQKDQLYLHIGLKPRVKEHYRANKVNLWLELVPHLHVINDLTTTKGPSTDITSRPTRKILVPVTSAIPTINEDTIKQQPSPFSLERDYSTELSVTIAVGASLLFLNILAFAALYYKKDKRRHDVHRRCSPQRNTTNDIAHAQEEEIMSLQMKHTDLDHECEAVHPHEVVLRNACPPDYTLAMRRSPDDIPLMTPNTITMIPNTIPGIQPIHAFNTYTAGQNNTLPHPHPHPHPHSHSTTRV
- the NLGN1 gene encoding neuroligin-1 isoform X2, with protein sequence MAFSMFMQLNCLWKLTRLRFLPMGFDAAISLCLFGCLLNFTTISSQKLDDIDPIVSTTYGKVRGIKKELNNEILGPVIQFLGVPYAASPVGERRFQPPEPPTTWGDIKNATQFAPVCPQNIVGGRLPEVMLPVWFTNNLDVVSSYVQDQNEDCLYLNIYVPTEDGPLTKKQTDDLGDNEGAEDEDIRDSGGPKPVMVYIHGGSYMEGTGNLFDGSVLASYGNVIVITVNYRLGVLGFLSTGDQAAKGNYGLLDLIQALRWTSENIGFFGGDPLRITVFGSGAGASCVNLLTLSHYSEGNRWSNSTKGLFQRAIAQSGTALSSWAVSFQPAKYARILATKVGCNMSDTVELVECLQKKPYRELVDQDIQPARYHIAFGPVIDGDVIPDDPQILMEQGEFLNYDIMLGVNQGEGLKFVESIVDHEDGISASDFDFAVSNFVDNLYGYTEGKDILRETIKFMYTDWADRHNPETRRKTLLALFTDHQWVAPAVATADLHSNFGSPTYFYAFYHHCQTDQVPAWADASHGDEVAYVFGIPMIGPTELFPCNFSKNDVMLSAVVMTYWTNFAKTGDPNQPVPQDTKFIHTKPNRFEEVAWTRYSQKDQLYLHIGLKPRVKEHYRANKVNLWLELVPHLHVINDLTTTKGPSTDITSRPTRKILVPVTSAIPTINEDTIKQQPSPFSLERDYSTELSVTIAVGASLLFLNILAFAALYYKKDKRRHDVHRRCSPQRNTTNDIAHAQEEEIMSLQMKHTDLDHECEAVHPHEVVLRNACPPDYTLAMRRSPDDIPLMTPNTITMIPNTIPGIQPIHAFNTYTAGQNNTLPHPHPHPHPHSHSTTRV